Within the Deinococcus cellulosilyticus NBRC 106333 = KACC 11606 genome, the region AGTCTAACATCTTGTCCGGTCAGGGCAATGGCATCCGGTCACAGTCCAGGAGTCACAGCCTTCACCTGTCTGCACAAAAAAAGACCGAAGTGGCTTCAGTCTGTCATCGGCTTTTTTTGATTTTGCGTCCCAAAGGCCGGAAGGCACGCCTGAACTCTCCAAAGACCTGCTCCCAGACCCGCACATTCATCAGGAGGAGGCTGCAGACCACCAGCAGGAACAACACCCAGATCAGTGTCATCATCGCCATTCAGCATAGCATCAGGCGGGGAAATGTTCACCTGTTGTTACAAAATGCCTGCTGGACTGAACCCTCAGAAGGTTGAGCCATCAAAATTGAAGATGATGTACCTGTGGTAATACATCTGGCTGAAAGGATAAGATCCTTCGGACATCACCTCTCGCACGCCCCCATCGCTGTGCAGGACCAGTTTGAAGAACACCATTTTGCCTTGCGTTTCCATGCGGGTCAGCAGGTGAAGCTTGAGTTTGAAATCTGCATTGACCTTGGTGAACATTGGCATCTCAATGCTCATTTCACGGTCCCCTTTGAGCTGCTCAAAAGTCACCGGGTCCAGGAAGGTGTAGATCAGGAACTGGTTCACCCCGAATTCCTCACTGGCCTTCAGAACAGCGCACTCCGGGTTGATGAAAAAATGCCACACATGGTCCACCAGTGTGGGCAGGGGTTTCTGTGGGTACAGCACCTCTCCTACAGGCGTCTTGATGCGCACACAGTAGAACTGTTCGGCCAGAAAAGAAGAAATCATCAGGTCCAGAAAAGCCCGTTTGCCTGGCACAGACAGATCGTGTGGATAGCCTGTGAGCCTGACCCACTGGCCCGAAGGGAAACCACTCAGGTCGGGCAGCAACTGGTCTGAAGGGTCCACCACCTGGTAGCGTCCATCTGTGTAGATGCCATAAGGGTAATCGTGGGCAACCCGCTCCAGCACATATTGCTGGAAAGGCTCCTGGTGCATGGGAAACCCAAACTGGGCATCATAGAAACCAGGTTTGTAGTCCTGATCTGGATAAAGCTGCTCTTTGATGGTGCTGAAGAAGTACATGGAAGCAGAGATCAGCTGCACTTTCTCCTGCAGATCCTGGGAGCCATGCTGCCTGACCCACTCGCGGTTTTCATGGTCCAGTTTGCGGATCAGGCCCATGAAGATGTTCCAGCGGCGCTGGTCCACAGCCTGTTTCAGGGCAACAAACTCTGGAGCGTGAATCTTCAGGAACTCCTTGTACTGCTCCAGGTCATGGAAAGGATCATAGGCCAGAAAGAAGGCCCCATCGTCTTCAATGGCCCGCATTTCCTCCAGAACCTGTTGGGCCGCGGCAATCTGGTCTTGCAGGCTTTCCAGCAATTGCAACTGGGAATCGTGCACCAGTCTGAGCAGCATCATCCACTCTTCAGGGCTGGCCGGGAGGGGTTTGGGAACGGGAAAAGGATTGCCTTCAGAGTCCATGGGGGTGAAATGCCCCTCACCCCGGGACAGTTTCTGCACCAATTCAAGGTCCTGTGCGGAAAACAGATCCAGATTCAAGCGAACAGAGTATTTGCCAGGCCCCTGGGAGATTTCACGTTGGTTCGCTGGCAATTTCAGAATCTGCGGACGGTTCACAGTTAACAGTATAAAATTACTTTCGGTCAAAAATCACCGATCAGATCTCAATGGAGCCTGAACAGGGCAGTACTGGCAGAGGGTCACCCTGCTCAGGTTCCCTCGGCTGCTTTCAGAGTTCAGCCAGAATCTCCTGAAGTCTGGCCTCAATCAGGATTCTGTCGGTCCCGGAGGGGAAATCAGCCAGAAGCAGGGTTTCCCCTCCCAGCAGGTGGGCTTCGATCAGGCAGCGGAATTCTCCACTCACCGAATGCAGTCCTTCTCCGGGAACAAGCTGATTGTCCCGAAACACCACTTTTGAGATCAGGTCAAGGTTGATGTACACATCTGGATTGCCAAAAGAACGGTATCTGGCCATGCTTCCAGTGTAGATCGGGACCTCTTGCACAACCCTTCCGAAGGCATTCTCAGGCAAGGTGATGCAGCACACCCAAAGCCTTCTCCAGACATCCGAGAATGAACCCAGGAGGTCCCATGCCAAAAGCCATCTGGAACAATCAGGTCATTGCAGAGAGTGACGACACTGTGGTTGTCGAAGGCAACCACTATTTTCCCAGATCATCTGTCAATGCACAGTTCCTGAAACCCAGCACCACCCACACCACCTGCCCCTGGAAAGGCGAGGCCAGTTACCACACGCTGGAAGTGAATGGTCAGCAAAATCCAGATGCAGCCTGGTACTATCCTCAGCCCAAAGAGGCAGCAAAACACATCAAAGACCGCATTGCTTTCTGGAAGGGCGTGCAGGTTCAATAATTCACGTTCCAGATGGAAATCACATGCGCAGGAAATGCTGCCGGAACTCTCCTGCCCCGTAGTCGCTGACCCCCAGCATGCGTTCGGTTTCCTGGGTGGTGCGGGCCAGCAGTTTCACCAGCCTCTGGTAACGGGGGTGGAGGTCACTGCTGGTCTTGCGAAACGCTTCGGTGAGCGCCCGGTAATACCACAACGTGCCCCATTTGCCTCCGGTGAACCTGCTCCACACAGCGTCCCCAATGTCCAGGTAATCTTCCTGAATGGAACGTGCGTTGTACACCTTGTCGGCAAGAGCGACCAGGCGGGCAGAAGCAGACTTGTCAGGGATGCCCTGCAGATAACGCTCCTTGCGCCCAAGCCAGTCTGCCCGCACGTCCTGTGCCCGATCTTTGGCTTCCTTTGAAGCGTCTGTGCAGCCCAGAACAATGTCCAGCACTTCGTCTCCAAAGAGTCTTCGGATGTCTGGGATGGCGGCTTCGCCCACATCTTCAATGGTGTCGTGGAGCAACGCAGCGATGGCCTCGGTTTCATTGCCTCCGTGTTCGATCACCAGACTGCACACCCCGAGCAGGTGCCCCAGATAAGGCACGGGCAGGGGGCCTTTGCGGGTCTGGGTGTGGTGGTTGCGGTAGGCAAAATCCAGTGCAATTTGAAATGATTCGGTCAGCAGTGCAGGAGAAACCATCATAGAGAGAGTGTACATGCTGCCTGAGCCCCTGCGCGGTGTCCGTGCCTCAGGAACAGTCAACCCGGGAATGTCCAGTTGTGCTCTGGTGCAGCCCTCTTCTCCAGTTTCAGACAT harbors:
- a CDS encoding DUF427 domain-containing protein gives rise to the protein MPKAIWNNQVIAESDDTVVVEGNHYFPRSSVNAQFLKPSTTHTTCPWKGEASYHTLEVNGQQNPDAAWYYPQPKEAAKHIKDRIAFWKGVQVQ
- a CDS encoding HD domain-containing protein, whose protein sequence is MMVSPALLTESFQIALDFAYRNHHTQTRKGPLPVPYLGHLLGVCSLVIEHGGNETEAIAALLHDTIEDVGEAAIPDIRRLFGDEVLDIVLGCTDASKEAKDRAQDVRADWLGRKERYLQGIPDKSASARLVALADKVYNARSIQEDYLDIGDAVWSRFTGGKWGTLWYYRALTEAFRKTSSDLHPRYQRLVKLLARTTQETERMLGVSDYGAGEFRQHFLRM